Proteins encoded together in one Desulfuromonas sp. window:
- a CDS encoding pantothenate kinase has product MLLVIDVGNTNTVLGLYQGETLRRDWRLNTDENRTVDEYAMLIHELFGLSQLHFTDIDGVIISCVVPPMINTFEGLCACYFKQKPLIVGPGTKTGMPILYDNPKEVGADRIVNSVAAFEMIKSSLIVVDFGTATTFDYVSEKGEYLGGAIAPGLSVSAEALFDRASKLPRVELTCPPQVVAKNTVNSIQAGLFYGYVGLVDGIVGRMREERSGSPRVVATGGLAPVLAGESETIDRVEPNLTLEGLRIIHARNRD; this is encoded by the coding sequence ATGCTACTGGTTATCGATGTCGGCAATACCAACACCGTTCTCGGGCTATATCAGGGGGAAACGCTAAGGCGCGACTGGCGGCTCAACACCGATGAAAATCGTACGGTTGATGAATATGCCATGTTGATTCACGAACTGTTCGGACTGTCGCAGTTGCACTTTACCGATATTGATGGCGTAATCATATCTTGCGTCGTGCCGCCGATGATCAACACCTTCGAGGGCCTTTGTGCCTGCTACTTCAAGCAGAAGCCGCTGATTGTCGGTCCCGGTACCAAGACCGGAATGCCGATACTCTACGATAATCCGAAAGAGGTTGGTGCCGACCGGATCGTTAATTCCGTCGCCGCTTTCGAGATGATTAAATCGAGTCTGATCGTGGTTGACTTCGGAACGGCGACGACTTTTGACTATGTTTCCGAAAAAGGGGAATACCTCGGCGGGGCGATTGCTCCGGGTCTTTCGGTTTCGGCCGAAGCCCTTTTTGATCGCGCCAGTAAGCTGCCGCGGGTCGAATTGACCTGTCCGCCGCAGGTTGTCGCAAAAAATACGGTTAACAGCATCCAGGCCGGCCTTTTTTACGGATATGTCGGACTGGTCGATGGCATCGTCGGCCGGATGCGCGAAGAGAGATCCGGATCTCCCCGGGTTGTCGCGACCGGCGGCCTCGCCCCGGTGCTGGCCGGAGAGTCGGAAACAATTGACCGGGTTGAGCCGAAT